The stretch of DNA CGAGGGCTACAAGGGCATAGCCTTCGAGATAGCAGAGGAGATAAGCCCTGACTACGTTCTAATCCCGACCAGCTCCGGCGGGCTCTTCCGGGGAATAGCCAAGGGCTTCATCGAGCTCCACGAGAGCGGACTCATCGATACAGTTCCCACCCTCATCGCCATCCAGGCTGAAGGCTGCCCACCGATATGTAAGGCCTTCCGCGAGGGGAAAACGAAAATAGAGCGCTTTCAGAGTCCCAAAACGATAGCCAAGGCCATAGCCAACCCATATCCGCCGAGCGGGAACGCGGTTCTGATGCTCATGAGGGACTTTAGCTGGAAATGTATGTCCGTTTTCGACGAGGAGATACTTGAAGCGCAGAGGAAGCTCGCCGACGAAGGTCTCTTTGTCCAGCCGGCGAGTGCTACGGGCATAGCGGCGTTGGAGAAGCTCGACCTTCCGGGAGGGACAAAGGTCGTCTCTATACTCACTGGTTCAGGGTTGAAGACGCTCAAAACCTCTCCAAAAGGCGAGATAAGAGAGTGCCCTCTTGAGGAACTGAAAAACTGCCTGAGGTGAGAAAAATGCTCGTTGGAATAGGATTGATGCCCCACGGAAACCCGGTTCTAGAACCGGAGGATGAGGAAACTGAAAAGCTGGCACGGGTGCTCGAAAAAATTGGAGAAACGTTTTCGGATGTCGACTCCTACGTGCTCATCAGCCCGCACAACGTCAGGATGAGCGAGCACCTGGGGGTGGTCATGGCCCAACACCTCATTTCCTGGCTCGGTTTCGATGGAGTTGAGCTTCCGGGGGAATGGGAAACAAACAGAGAGCTTGCGAGGCGTATATACGAGAAAGCCAGAGAGCACAGATTTCCAGTGGTTGACCTTCACTTCGCCAGCGGGAGCGGCAGGTATTCAAGATGGCCGCTGACATGGGGCGAACTCATACCACTCCATTTCCTGAAGAAGAAGCCGCTGGTCCTCCTAACACCCGCAAGAAGCCTGAGCAGAGAATCCCTCCTCGACTTCGGAGAGGTGCTAGGAAAGGTCATTGAGGAGAGCGGAGAGAGGATCGCGCTGATAATAAGCGCCGACCACGGACACGGACACGACGAAAACGGCCCGTACGGAAGGGTGAAGGAGAGCGAAACCTACGACAAACTAATCATGGAGCTGATCAACGAGAACCGCCTTGAGGAACTGCCAAAAATCCCCCAGGAGCTCGTGAGGAAAGCACTTGTGGACAGCTACTGGCAAATGCTCATAATGCTCGGAGCGATGAGAAAGACGGAATTCGAACTGAAAAGTTCAGCGTACGCCTGTCCGACGTACTTCGGCATGGCAGGAGTGCTGTGGGTGCGGAAGAACTAAAGAACTTCAAAGCTCACCTCAAGCAGCTCTCTGGCTCTCCTGAACCTGACCTTTCTGATTTTTATCTCCCCTATCTCACCTGTCGTTTTCGTGTGCCTCTCCTTGCAGGCGTTCACGTTCCAGCCCTCGATAACCACGACCCTGAGGGTTCTTACATCCTCCGGGATGGGGAAGAGGTCGTACATATCCTCGCCGAAGCGCTCCTCGGCCTCATCCCTGGGCAGCTCGTAAACCCTAACCGGGACGTTCTCCTTAACCTTCTCGTTGGCGAGGCGCTCTATTTCCTCTACCTCCCCTGGAGTGGGTTTTCTGCTGAACTTAACGGTTAACCTACCCCGGTTTCCTTTAACGTAAACGCTTGCTGTCCATCTGGCCTTTTCTCCAAGAACCTTGACGACCGCGCCCTTAAGCACGTGCAGGGCGGTATGGGTTTTGATCTCAACCGATAGCATAGGCATCATGGGACATCTGCAGAGGACTTATTAACGGTTGCGACGAAGTTGTACAGGGATCGTCATGGTGAAGCTTAAGGAAATCGCAGAGGAGTTGGGGGCGGAGATGCTCCACATTGGAAGACCCGTAAAGACCGTTGAGCAGGCCACGAGGGGAACCGGTGCATCCCCAAGGCAGGTTATAAAGTCGCTCGTGATAATAAGCGAGAGGGGGCCGCTACTCGTCATAGTCGACGGGGAGTCAATGGTCAGCATGAGAAAGCTGAGGAAGCTCTTCGGAAGCTGTCGCTTCGCGAGGCCGAATGAGGTTAAAGCACTCACGGGATACGAGGTGGGTGGGGTTCCACCTGTCGGGGTGCCGCTAAGAACGATAATTGACTCACGGGTTCTGGAGAACGAGTACGTCATCGGCGGAGGCGGCGCCGTGGATAAACTGCTGAGGATAAGGCCACAGAAGATCGCGGAGTATCAAAAGGCCGAGATACGGGAAGTAAAAGATTAAGTCTCCACGACATCCTGCCTCCCACGGTAGAAAAGATGCCGACGTTTGAAGGTTTTTCAGTCCTCTCAGGCCACTACCGAAGAAATCCTGCCAAAAGGTTTCTTTGTTCAACAAAAACCGTTATAAATGCCAAAAACGAGACTTCAGTGCCGTATTAAAAACTTTTGAGGTGGTCACCATGGCCGAAAAGAAGAGAAAGAGGGTTCTCATTTTGGGCGCCGCAGGTAGGGACTTCCACAACTTCAACACGTTCTTCAGGGACAACCCCGACTACGAGGTCGTTGCCTTCACCGCAACCCAGATTCCGGATATTGAGGGCAGGGTCTACCCCAAGGAGCTAGCTGGAGAGCTCTACCCGAACGGGATCCCCATCCTCAGCGAGGACAACATGGAGAAGATAATCAAGGAGCACGACATCGACGTCGTTGTCTTCGCATACTCAGACGTTCCGCACGAGCACGTCATGCACCTCGCGAGCAGGGCTCACAGTGCCGGTGCCGACTTCTGGCTCCTCGGCCCGAAGAGCACCATGCTCAAGAGCACCAAGCCCGTTGTAGCGGTTACAGCAGTCAGAACCGGCTGTGGAAAGAGCCAGACCAGCAGGAAGGTCGCCCAGCTCCTCCAGGAGATGGACTACAAGGTCGTCGCTATAAGGCATCCGATGCCCTACGGCGACCTCAGGAAGCAGATGGTCCAGCGCTTCGCCACCTACGAGGACCTCGACAGGTACGAGTGCACCATCGAGGAGCGCGAGGAGTACGAGCCCTACATCGACAGGGGCATGGTTGTATATGCCGGCGTCGACTACGAGAAGATCCTCCGCGAGGCCGAGAAGGAGGCAGACATAATCCTCTGGGACGGAGGAAACAACGACTTCCCGTTCTACGTTCCGGACCTCTGGATAGTCGTCACTGACCCGCACAGGCCAGGCCACGAGCTCAAGTACCACCCAGGTGAGACCAACTTCCGCGCCGCTGACGTCATAATCATCAACAAGATTGACAGCGCCAACAGAGACGACATCCAGAAGGTTCGCGAGGACATCGAGAAGATCAACCCGAACGCAGTCGTCATCGACGGTGCCTCACCGCTCTACGTGGACAAGCCGGAGCTCATCAAGGGCAAGCGCGTTCTCGTCGTAGAGGACGGTCCAACCCTCACCCACGGCGGCATGAAGTACGGTGCAGGTTACATAGCGGCAAAGAAGTACGGGGCCAAGGAGATAATCGACCCGAGGCCCTACGCCGTCGGCTCGATCGTCGACACCTACAGGAAGTACAGCCACCTCGACGTCATCCTGCCGGCCATGGGGTACGGCGAGAAACAGATCAAGGAGCTCGAAGAGACCATCAACCGCGCAGACGCCGATGTCGTCGTCATAGGGACCCCAATAGACCTCAGGCGCGTGGTTAAGCTCAACAAGCCGGCCGTCCGCGTCCGCTACGAGCTGGAGGAGATCGGCGAGCCGAAGCTCAAAGATGTGCTCAAGGAGTTCGTCGAGAAGTGTGAGAAGCTCAAGAAGTGATTTCTCCAGAACTGGGGAAAACCTTTTATTTATTTCCCTCGTTTTCGTTATGGTGATCCCATGGACGAGGTGGCATTCTTCGGCGCGATATATGCACTCGGCCTCCTCCTGATGATTCTCCAGCTCGCGGCTCTCGTGTGGGTGATCTACGACGTCTTCACGAAGCAGAAAAAGATGCCAGACATTGAGAAGGTCCTTTGGGTTGTTCTGGCGTTTCTATTCACGGTCCTCGGGGCACTGGTGTACTACCTCGTGATCAAGCGAGAGGATAAGTACGAAGAGAAACCACTGGAACCTCCGGAAACCCCGGAAGAACCCATAGTGTACTGACCGGAAGCCTTTTAGGGAGTGACGACAACTTATTCTGCCCGGGGAGTGCCGCCGAAGGCGGAGCCGATGAACTTGGGCGGGTTATTACCCCCTTTAAGGCTTTTTGTGATTCAGCTCAGGAAGGGTGACAGAGCGGAATTCCAATCGAGGTTTTTAAGCCCTGAGAACCCGCACTTCTCAAGTCGGGAACAATAAGTGGCATTCCGATGGGCAACCCTGGGCTTATGCGGGGAAGATAGAGATAAAGGCAGGTATTCAAGAGATGTAACCGTGCTCGAAACGGGGGTGTGCCTTTCTTTCTTTGGAACTCACTCCCCTACAACCTGTACTACAACGCGTCTGTGCCTTGGCCTCACATCAAGCTCCACGAAGAAGATTTGCTGCCAAGTTCCGCGCACGAGCCTGCCGTTAACGACGGGGAAGCACTCGCTCGCGCCGAGGAGCGTGGCACGAAGGTGGCTGTGGGCGTTGTCGTCTATCCTGTCGTGGAGGTAGCCTTTGCCCTTGGGGATAAGCTCCTTCAGAGCCCGCTTGAAGTCCTCAAGAAGGCCGGACTCGTGCTCTATCGTGACTATCGCTCCCGTTGCCCCGGGAACGAAAACGATGACCACCCCATTCTTGATCCCACTTCCTTCAACGACCCTCTCAACTTCCAGGGTTATATCAACCAGATCAATCTCGCCCCTCGTTGAGAAGTGAAGATGCTCCGTGTGGGTTCCCATACCATCACCGACCAGAACTCCAGGGCAGGACCTATTAAGTTTGCGGCGATGTTGTGAGTGGAATATACTTCATAAGCCTTTTGAGCTTTTCAATCACTTCAAACGGATCCCTGCCGAAGATATAAACCATAGGTTCCACGCCATGCCCTCCTCGATCGATCACCGCATCGTAAACATCATGTTTAAAGGGCCCCGTGATCTCTTTTATCGCGTCCTCCCCTTTTCTCCCTCCGGTCTCTACAACGGCCACCCGGAATCCAGCTTTCTCTAGGGCATGCCGTACATCACCGTCGTATCTGATGTTGAGGACGCTTCTCAGCTCGGGACGGAATTCAGCGAGTTCCACAAGGATTCGGGAGGTGAATCTGCTCGCTCCAAACTCCGGAGGCAGGGCGTAGGGCTTCCCCTTGGCATTGGTAATCCTCCCTGGGACAGCGGCAACATCCTCCACACCATTTGGCAAGGGTAGAGCGTAGGCAAAGTTACTTCTAACCTCAGGGATGAGCCCCGAGAATGCCTCAAGCCTCAAAAGGTTGCGGAGGGCAAGATCGAGCTTTTCAAGAACATCACCACGGCCCCTCCGTACCGAATATATCGAGCGGCATGCCTCCTCACTGATGCCGGCGTATCTCGAATAAAATCTGCAGAGGAACCCGCTCTGGAACAGTTCCACAAGGCGCCTGGAGAGAAGAACAGTAGCCTCCTCTTTACTCCCCCCGTAGAGGATGAACTTTGAAATTTCCTCAGCCACATCCCCAATTTTTTCGGCCAGCTCCTCAGGTGGTTTTTTGTACTTTCCTGACAGATACTTGCTAACCATTGCCTGGGTTATGCCTAGGTAGTCTGATATCTCGGATTGCGTCATTCCGGCGCGGTACAGCATCTCAGCTATCCGGGCACGCAGAAAAGGCATGACCTCATCCGCTATGTAGACGGCGGGAGTCCTCACAATGATCACCCTTAACAACTCAGTTATTAAAATCTACACTCAGGGTTTAAATCATTGCCGTTTACAGGTTTATGTTAAAAAAGGCTTAAAAACCCATCGATTTTTACATCAGAAGGGCTTCTATGAACTGGAAAGGACGCAACGTGATAAGCGTTAGGGATTTCTCCAAAGAGGACATTGAGTTTGTTTTAGACGTTGCCGAAAGGCTTGAAACGGAACTCAAAGAGAAGGGCTCGCTCGACTACGCGAAGGGAAAAATCCTCGCGACGCTCTTCTTCGAGCCATCAACGAGAACCCGTCTGAGCTTTGAGAGCGCCATGCACCGCCTCGGCGGCTCGGTTATAGGCTTTTCCTCTGCATCGAGCACGAGCGTCAGAAAGGGGGAGAGTTTGGCGGACACCATAAAGACCGTCGAGCAGTACAGCGACGTCATAGTCATACGCCATTCGATGGAGGGAGCCGCGAGGCTCGCCGCGGAGGTGGCGGAGATACCGGTGATCAACGCCGGCGATGGGAGCAACCAGCACCCGACTCAAACTCTGCTCGACCTCTACACGATAAGGCGCGCCTTTGGAAGGATTGACGGCCTGTCCATAGGCATGCTCGGCGACCTCAAGTACGGGAGAACCGTCCACAGCCTGGCGGGGGCTCTGGCCTTCTACAACATCGAGCTCTACATGATTTCACCCGAACTGCTGAGGATGCCGAAGCACATCGTCGAGGAGATCCGCGGAAGAGGAGTTAAAGTCCACGAAACTACCAATCTTGAGGGGGCTGTTCCGGAGCTCGACGTGCTCTACGTGACGAGAATCCAGCGCGAACGCTTCCCGGACGAACAGGAGTACCTCAAGGTCAAGGGGAGCTATCAGGTTAACTGCGAGCTTTTGAAGAAAGCAAAGGAAACGCTCAAGGTCATGCACCCGCTCCCGAGGGTGGACGAGATTCACCCAGAGGTGGACAAGAGCGAGCACGCGCTATACTTCAGGCAGGTCTTTTCAGGTGTTCCCGTTAGAATGACCCTTTTGGGCCTAACGCTGGGGGTGCTCTGAATGGTTGCAAGTTTTAGGCTGCATCCCACCTTTGATGGTTCGGGGGATGCAATCAGGGTCGAGCACGTTGATGAGACCCCAACACTTTCCGCCAGCGCTTGCGAAGGCAAGGGCTGTTTGGGGGTGCTGTAAATGCCCGAGCTCAAGGTTGAGGTAATCCCAGAGGGGACTGTGATAGACCACATTCCCTCAGGAAAGTGGCTCAAGGTCATCGAGATTCTCGGCCTGACGAAGCCCAACGGAGGAACGCTCCTCATAGCCTCAAACGTCCCCAGTAAAAAGCTCGGCAGAAAGGACATCGTCAAGGTCGAGGGTCGCTACCTAAGCGAGGAAGAGGTTAACAAGATTGCCCTCATAGCTCCAGACGCGACCGTCAACATCGTCAGGGACTACAAGATAGTAGAGAAGTTTAAGGTCGAGATTCCGGACGAGATAACCGGAATCCTTCGCTGCGCGAACCCCAACTGCATCAGCAACCACGAGTACGTGAAGCCACGCTTTAGGGTCGAGAGCAGGAAACCGCTCAAGCTCCGCTGCCACTACTGCGAGAGGATCTTAGAGGGTGAGGAGATACCCGGCAACCTCTGAGGAGGCTGCAACCTTTCTTTTTCCTTTGTGGATGGCATGAACCGGGGAAATTAGCCAGCCTACTCCATGATGTGGGGAAGCCTCCTCAGCACGGGCAACGTCACCGCGAGGCTTACGAAGACATCTATTATGCTCTGAACGGCATTGGGGAGGCCAATCGCCACCCAGAAGGGAACGTGGGTCCACTCCTCAACAACCTGAACAACCCTTTCATGGGGTATCCCGAGGAACATCTGAATGGCGAAGTAGTAGTTGAACGCCACCATCAGCGGAATCCTAATGGAGACCCCAAGGAGGTACGCCAAGACCCCAAAGAGCACGACACCT from Thermococcus sp. encodes:
- the pyrB gene encoding aspartate carbamoyltransferase — translated: MNWKGRNVISVRDFSKEDIEFVLDVAERLETELKEKGSLDYAKGKILATLFFEPSTRTRLSFESAMHRLGGSVIGFSSASSTSVRKGESLADTIKTVEQYSDVIVIRHSMEGAARLAAEVAEIPVINAGDGSNQHPTQTLLDLYTIRRAFGRIDGLSIGMLGDLKYGRTVHSLAGALAFYNIELYMISPELLRMPKHIVEEIRGRGVKVHETTNLEGAVPELDVLYVTRIQRERFPDEQEYLKVKGSYQVNCELLKKAKETLKVMHPLPRVDEIHPEVDKSEHALYFRQVFSGVPVRMTLLGLTLGVL
- a CDS encoding aminoacyl-tRNA deacylase, giving the protein MVKLKEIAEELGAEMLHIGRPVKTVEQATRGTGASPRQVIKSLVIISERGPLLVIVDGESMVSMRKLRKLFGSCRFARPNEVKALTGYEVGGVPPVGVPLRTIIDSRVLENEYVIGGGGAVDKLLRIRPQKIAEYQKAEIREVKD
- a CDS encoding alanyl-tRNA editing protein, with protein sequence MLSVEIKTHTALHVLKGAVVKVLGEKARWTASVYVKGNRGRLTVKFSRKPTPGEVEEIERLANEKVKENVPVRVYELPRDEAEERFGEDMYDLFPIPEDVRTLRVVVIEGWNVNACKERHTKTTGEIGEIKIRKVRFRRARELLEVSFEVL
- a CDS encoding extradiol dioxygenase → MLVGIGLMPHGNPVLEPEDEETEKLARVLEKIGETFSDVDSYVLISPHNVRMSEHLGVVMAQHLISWLGFDGVELPGEWETNRELARRIYEKAREHRFPVVDLHFASGSGRYSRWPLTWGELIPLHFLKKKPLVLLTPARSLSRESLLDFGEVLGKVIEESGERIALIISADHGHGHDENGPYGRVKESETYDKLIMELINENRLEELPKIPQELVRKALVDSYWQMLIMLGAMRKTEFELKSSAYACPTYFGMAGVLWVRKN
- a CDS encoding cyclic 2,3-diphosphoglycerate synthase — encoded protein: MAEKKRKRVLILGAAGRDFHNFNTFFRDNPDYEVVAFTATQIPDIEGRVYPKELAGELYPNGIPILSEDNMEKIIKEHDIDVVVFAYSDVPHEHVMHLASRAHSAGADFWLLGPKSTMLKSTKPVVAVTAVRTGCGKSQTSRKVAQLLQEMDYKVVAIRHPMPYGDLRKQMVQRFATYEDLDRYECTIEEREEYEPYIDRGMVVYAGVDYEKILREAEKEADIILWDGGNNDFPFYVPDLWIVVTDPHRPGHELKYHPGETNFRAADVIIINKIDSANRDDIQKVREDIEKINPNAVVIDGASPLYVDKPELIKGKRVLVVEDGPTLTHGGMKYGAGYIAAKKYGAKEIIDPRPYAVGSIVDTYRKYSHLDVILPAMGYGEKQIKELEETINRADADVVVIGTPIDLRRVVKLNKPAVRVRYELEEIGEPKLKDVLKEFVEKCEKLKK
- a CDS encoding PLDc N-terminal domain-containing protein, whose product is MDEVAFFGAIYALGLLLMILQLAALVWVIYDVFTKQKKMPDIEKVLWVVLAFLFTVLGALVYYLVIKREDKYEEKPLEPPETPEEPIVY
- a CDS encoding secondary thiamine-phosphate synthase enzyme YjbQ, translated to MGTHTEHLHFSTRGEIDLVDITLEVERVVEGSGIKNGVVIVFVPGATGAIVTIEHESGLLEDFKRALKELIPKGKGYLHDRIDDNAHSHLRATLLGASECFPVVNGRLVRGTWQQIFFVELDVRPRHRRVVVQVVGE
- a CDS encoding thiamine-phosphate synthase family protein — its product is MRTPAVYIADEVMPFLRARIAEMLYRAGMTQSEISDYLGITQAMVSKYLSGKYKKPPEELAEKIGDVAEEISKFILYGGSKEEATVLLSRRLVELFQSGFLCRFYSRYAGISEEACRSIYSVRRGRGDVLEKLDLALRNLLRLEAFSGLIPEVRSNFAYALPLPNGVEDVAAVPGRITNAKGKPYALPPEFGASRFTSRILVELAEFRPELRSVLNIRYDGDVRHALEKAGFRVAVVETGGRKGEDAIKEITGPFKHDVYDAVIDRGGHGVEPMVYIFGRDPFEVIEKLKRLMKYIPLTTSPQT
- the pyrI gene encoding aspartate carbamoyltransferase regulatory subunit, with product MPELKVEVIPEGTVIDHIPSGKWLKVIEILGLTKPNGGTLLIASNVPSKKLGRKDIVKVEGRYLSEEEVNKIALIAPDATVNIVRDYKIVEKFKVEIPDEITGILRCANPNCISNHEYVKPRFRVESRKPLKLRCHYCERILEGEEIPGNL